From the genome of Mycobacterium dioxanotrophicus, one region includes:
- the nuoI gene encoding NADH-quinone oxidoreductase subunit NuoI — MPKFLDALAGFAVTFGSMFKKPITEEYPEKPGPVAPRYHGRHQLNRYPDGLEKCIGCELCAWACPADAIFVEGADNLPGERFSPGERYGRVYQINYLRCIGCGLCIEACPTRALTMTNDYEMADDNRADLILGKDKLLAPLQPGMLAPPHDMAPGSTDEDYYLGKITPCTEDAR, encoded by the coding sequence ATGCCTAAGTTCCTCGACGCGCTGGCCGGTTTCGCGGTCACGTTCGGCTCGATGTTCAAAAAGCCGATCACCGAAGAGTATCCAGAGAAACCCGGGCCCGTCGCGCCCCGATATCACGGTCGCCACCAGCTCAACCGGTATCCCGACGGATTGGAAAAGTGCATCGGCTGCGAATTGTGCGCGTGGGCCTGCCCGGCCGACGCCATCTTCGTGGAGGGCGCCGACAACCTGCCCGGCGAGCGTTTCTCCCCGGGTGAGCGCTACGGGCGGGTGTACCAGATCAACTATCTGCGCTGCATCGGCTGCGGGTTGTGCATCGAGGCGTGCCCGACTCGGGCGCTGACCATGACCAACGACTACGAAATGGCCGACGACAACCGCGCCGACCTCATCCTGGGCAAGGACAAACTGCTGGCGCCGTTGCAGCCGGGCATGTTGGCGCCGCCGCACGACATGGCCCCGGGCAGCACCGATGAGGACTACTACCTGGGCAAGATCACGCCTTGTACCGAGGACGCCCGATGA
- a CDS encoding NADH-quinone oxidoreductase subunit J — MTPELLAAATDAATRTSTSEAVVFWILGAVAVLGAIGVVAAPKAVYSAVFLASTMIALAVLYVAQDALFLGVVQVVVYTGAVMMLFLFVLMLIGVDLTESLVETLRGQRVAALIAGLGFGILLIGGIGNVSAVGFTGLAQANSAGNVQGLAALIFTRYLWAFELTSALLITAALGAMVLAHRERFERRKTQRELAIERFQAGGRPTPLPNPGVYARHNAVDIPARLPDGSDAVLSVSAILPQRSVAADAERER, encoded by the coding sequence ATGACGCCCGAATTGCTCGCGGCGGCCACCGACGCAGCCACCAGGACCTCGACGTCGGAGGCCGTGGTGTTCTGGATTCTCGGCGCGGTCGCGGTGCTCGGAGCGATCGGTGTGGTGGCTGCGCCCAAGGCCGTGTATTCGGCGGTGTTCCTGGCCTCGACCATGATCGCCCTGGCGGTGCTCTACGTCGCCCAGGATGCGCTGTTCCTCGGCGTGGTGCAGGTGGTCGTCTACACCGGTGCGGTGATGATGCTGTTCCTGTTCGTCCTGATGCTCATCGGTGTCGACCTGACGGAGTCGCTGGTGGAAACCCTGCGCGGGCAACGGGTCGCGGCACTGATCGCCGGGTTGGGCTTCGGCATCCTGCTGATCGGTGGTATCGGCAACGTGTCGGCGGTGGGTTTCACCGGACTCGCACAGGCCAACAGCGCCGGCAACGTGCAGGGCCTGGCGGCGCTGATCTTCACCCGGTACCTGTGGGCGTTCGAGCTCACCAGTGCCCTGCTGATCACGGCCGCGCTCGGCGCCATGGTGCTTGCGCACCGGGAACGCTTCGAACGCCGAAAAACCCAGCGGGAATTGGCGATCGAACGCTTCCAGGCCGGTGGGCGGCCGACGCCGCTGCCCAATCCCGGCGTCTACGCGCGCCACAATGCCGTCGACATCCCGGCGCGGCTGCCCGACGGCTCGGACGCCGTGCTGTCGGTGAGTGCCATTCTGCCGCAGCGCAGCGTGGCGGCTGACGCGGAGAGGGAGCGCTAG
- the nuoK gene encoding NADH-quinone oxidoreductase subunit NuoK gives MDPANYLYLSALLFTIGAAGVLLRRNAIVMFMCVELMLNAANLAFVTFSRMHGHLDGQVVAFFTMVVAACEVVIGLAIIMTIFRTRHSASVDDASLLKH, from the coding sequence ATGGATCCCGCGAATTACCTTTATTTGTCTGCTCTGCTGTTCACCATCGGTGCGGCCGGAGTGTTGTTGCGGCGCAACGCTATCGTCATGTTCATGTGCGTGGAGTTGATGCTCAACGCGGCGAACCTGGCGTTCGTGACGTTCTCCCGCATGCACGGTCATCTCGATGGTCAGGTGGTGGCGTTCTTCACCATGGTCGTCGCCGCCTGCGAGGTGGTGATCGGCCTGGCCATCATCATGACCATCTTCCGCACCCGGCACTCGGCCTCGGTCGACGACGCCAGTCTGCTGAAACACTAA
- the nuoL gene encoding NADH-quinone oxidoreductase subunit L: protein MTLPIWLLIAFPAAGAAILLLAGRRSDRWGHLLGCAASIAAFVVGAVLFTGMLGRTGEARGLHESLFSWVPVAGLQVDFGLQLDQLSVCFVLLITGVGSLIHIYSIGYMAEDPDRRRFFAYLNLFLAAMLLLVLADNYLGLYAGWEGVGLASYLLIGFWSYKPSAATAAKKAFVVNRVGDMGLAIALMIMFASIGSISFVGVFSAAPGVSQPALTAIGLLLLLGACGKSAQVPLQSWLGDAMEGPTPVSALIHAATMVTAGVYLIVRSGPIFDLTPAAQTGVVIVGAVTLLFGAIIGCAKDDIKKALAASTMSQIGYMVLAAGLGPAGYAFAIMHLLTHGFFKAGLFLGAGSVMHAMNDEVNMRRYGGLRKALPVTFATFGLGYLAIIGVPPLAGFFSKDGIIEAALGAGGVRGVILGGAAILGAGITAFYMTRVMLMTFFGEPRWAADAHPHEAPAVMTWPMILLAVGSVVSGGALAIGGTLSHWLEPVVGRHEAEHGLPAWVVTVVVLAVVAVGIVIAYRMYARQPVPEQVPAGSALTVAARRDLYGDAFNEAVFMRGGQTLTAALVEVDDKGVDGAATGLAALVSRTSDRSRQWQTGFARSYALSMLAGAALVVAAILAVRLW, encoded by the coding sequence ATGACACTTCCTATCTGGTTGCTGATCGCCTTCCCAGCCGCGGGGGCAGCGATCCTGCTGTTGGCAGGGCGCAGATCGGACCGCTGGGGCCACCTGCTGGGATGTGCCGCATCGATCGCCGCGTTCGTGGTGGGCGCGGTGCTGTTCACCGGAATGCTGGGCCGGACAGGCGAAGCGCGGGGTCTGCACGAATCGTTGTTCTCCTGGGTGCCGGTGGCCGGGCTGCAGGTCGACTTCGGTTTGCAGCTCGATCAGCTGTCCGTGTGCTTCGTGCTGTTGATCACCGGCGTCGGCTCGCTGATCCACATCTACTCGATCGGGTACATGGCCGAAGATCCTGACCGGCGACGGTTTTTCGCGTACCTGAACCTGTTTCTGGCGGCCATGCTGTTGCTGGTGTTGGCCGACAACTACCTCGGGCTCTACGCGGGCTGGGAAGGCGTCGGCCTGGCCTCCTACCTGCTCATCGGGTTCTGGTCGTACAAGCCGTCGGCGGCGACCGCGGCCAAGAAGGCATTCGTCGTCAACCGGGTCGGCGACATGGGTCTGGCGATCGCGTTGATGATCATGTTCGCCTCCATTGGCTCCATCTCGTTCGTCGGCGTGTTCTCCGCCGCGCCCGGGGTGAGCCAACCGGCCCTGACGGCCATCGGGCTGCTGCTGTTGCTGGGGGCGTGCGGCAAGTCCGCGCAGGTGCCGCTGCAGTCCTGGCTTGGCGACGCGATGGAGGGCCCGACGCCGGTGTCGGCGCTGATCCACGCGGCCACCATGGTCACCGCGGGCGTGTACCTGATCGTGCGGTCTGGCCCCATCTTCGATCTGACACCGGCCGCGCAGACCGGCGTCGTCATCGTCGGCGCCGTCACGCTGTTGTTCGGCGCGATCATCGGGTGCGCCAAGGACGACATCAAGAAGGCCCTCGCCGCGTCGACCATGAGCCAGATCGGCTACATGGTGCTCGCGGCCGGGCTCGGCCCGGCCGGATACGCCTTCGCCATCATGCACCTGCTCACCCATGGGTTCTTCAAGGCCGGGCTGTTCCTCGGTGCCGGCTCGGTCATGCACGCCATGAACGACGAGGTGAACATGCGCCGCTACGGCGGGCTCCGCAAGGCCCTACCGGTCACGTTCGCCACATTCGGGCTCGGCTACCTCGCGATCATCGGGGTGCCTCCGCTGGCCGGGTTCTTCTCCAAGGACGGCATCATCGAAGCCGCACTCGGCGCGGGTGGTGTCCGTGGTGTGATCCTCGGTGGCGCAGCGATTCTCGGCGCCGGGATCACCGCGTTCTACATGACGCGGGTGATGCTGATGACATTCTTCGGCGAACCGCGCTGGGCTGCAGATGCTCATCCCCACGAGGCACCGGCCGTCATGACCTGGCCGATGATCCTGCTCGCGGTCGGCTCGGTGGTGTCCGGCGGCGCCCTGGCCATCGGTGGGACGTTGTCGCACTGGCTGGAACCGGTCGTCGGCAGGCATGAGGCCGAGCACGGCCTGCCCGCATGGGTGGTCACCGTCGTCGTCCTGGCGGTGGTGGCCGTCGGCATCGTCATCGCCTACCGCATGTATGCGCGGCAACCGGTTCCGGAACAGGTTCCGGCCGGATCGGCGCTCACAGTGGCCGCCCGCCGCGACCTCTACGGCGACGCGTTCAACGAGGCGGTGTTCATGCGAGGTGGGCAGACGTTGACGGCGGCCCTGGTCGAGGTCGACGACAAAGGTGTGGATGGGGCGGCCACCGGGCTGGCCGCTCTGGTCAGCAGAACCTCCGACCGGTCCCGACAATGGCAGACGGGCTTTGCCCGGTCCTACGCGCTGTCGATGCTCGCCGGCGCGGCGCTCGTGGTGGCGGCGATCCTGGCGGTGCGGCTGTGGTGA
- a CDS encoding NADH-quinone oxidoreductase subunit M: protein MVNTFPWLTVLWAVPTIGAAIVILIPAGQRVLAKWLALAVSVVGLGVAVVLAVGFDPAGKQYQFVESHPWIPSFGTGYILGVDGIALALVVLTAVLMPLLIIAGWNDATDRTGLAGRSVQAYLALMLAVEGMVFMSLVALDILLFYVFFEAMLIPMYFLIGGFGGENRSRAAVKFLLYNLFGGLVMLAAVIGLYVVTAQSDVFGSGTFDFRAIVEAVASGRLVLSPAVGSFLFLSFMFAFAVKAPLWPFHRWLPDAAVEATPASAVLMMAIMDKVGTFGMLRYCLPLFPDAATYFRPVIITLAVIGIVYGAVLAIGQVDVMRLIAYTSISHFGFIILGIFVMTSQGQSGSTLYMINHGISTAALFLIAGFLVSRRGSRLIASYGGVQKVAPVLAGTFLVAGLATLSLPGLAPFISEFLVLIGTFTRYPVLAVFAATALVLSAVYILWTYQRMMTGPVREDDGDGTDAVRNLRDLVPRELAVVAPLIALLLVLGIYPKPALDVINPAVHHTLTIMGQTDPVPSAPPTVAEGSR from the coding sequence GTGGTGAACACCTTTCCGTGGCTGACGGTGCTCTGGGCGGTCCCGACGATCGGCGCCGCGATCGTGATCCTCATCCCGGCCGGGCAGCGGGTGCTGGCCAAATGGCTCGCACTGGCCGTGTCGGTGGTGGGACTCGGGGTGGCTGTGGTGCTCGCGGTCGGCTTCGACCCTGCCGGCAAGCAGTACCAGTTCGTCGAATCCCATCCGTGGATACCGTCTTTCGGGACCGGATATATCCTCGGTGTCGACGGGATCGCCCTGGCGCTGGTGGTGCTCACTGCGGTTTTGATGCCACTTTTGATCATCGCGGGTTGGAACGATGCCACCGACCGGACAGGGCTGGCCGGCCGTTCGGTGCAGGCGTATCTCGCCCTGATGCTGGCTGTCGAGGGCATGGTGTTCATGTCTCTGGTGGCCCTGGACATCCTGCTGTTCTACGTGTTCTTCGAGGCCATGCTGATCCCGATGTACTTCCTCATCGGCGGCTTCGGGGGTGAGAACAGGTCCCGTGCAGCAGTGAAGTTCCTGCTGTACAACCTCTTCGGTGGCCTGGTCATGCTCGCCGCGGTGATCGGACTGTACGTGGTGACCGCGCAGAGCGACGTCTTCGGGTCCGGGACCTTCGATTTCCGGGCGATCGTCGAGGCAGTGGCGTCGGGTCGACTCGTGCTCAGCCCCGCCGTCGGCAGCTTCCTGTTCCTGAGTTTCATGTTCGCGTTCGCCGTCAAGGCCCCGCTGTGGCCGTTCCACCGCTGGCTGCCCGACGCCGCGGTGGAGGCCACTCCGGCCAGCGCGGTGTTGATGATGGCGATCATGGACAAGGTCGGCACGTTCGGCATGCTGCGCTACTGCCTGCCGTTGTTCCCCGACGCGGCAACCTATTTCCGGCCCGTCATCATCACGCTGGCGGTGATCGGCATCGTGTACGGCGCGGTGCTGGCGATCGGACAGGTCGACGTGATGCGGCTCATCGCCTACACGTCGATATCGCACTTCGGCTTCATCATCCTGGGCATCTTCGTGATGACCAGTCAGGGCCAGTCCGGGTCGACGCTGTACATGATCAACCACGGGATCTCCACGGCTGCGCTGTTCCTCATCGCCGGATTCCTGGTGTCGCGGCGCGGTTCCCGGTTGATCGCCTCCTACGGCGGGGTGCAGAAGGTGGCGCCTGTCCTTGCCGGCACCTTCCTGGTGGCCGGCCTCGCGACCCTGTCACTGCCCGGCCTGGCCCCGTTTATCAGCGAATTCCTGGTCCTCATCGGCACATTCACCCGCTACCCGGTGTTGGCGGTGTTCGCCGCGACCGCCCTGGTGCTCTCGGCGGTCTACATCCTGTGGACCTACCAGCGGATGATGACCGGACCGGTCCGTGAGGACGACGGCGACGGCACCGACGCTGTGCGTAATCTGCGGGATCTGGTTCCTCGCGAGCTCGCCGTGGTGGCACCGCTGATCGCGCTGTTGCTGGTGCTCGGGATCTATCCCAAACCCGCGCTCGACGTGATCAATCCCGCTGTCCACCACACCCTGACGATCATGGGCCAGACCGATCCCGTACCGAGCGCACCGCCGACCGTGGCGGAAGGGAGCCGCTGA
- the nuoN gene encoding NADH-quinone oxidoreductase subunit NuoN has protein sequence MVTPSIEYGLLSPMLIVFGVAVAGVLVEAFAPRRSRYPVQVTLALGGLIAAIGAVGLLARDLHGTPGRAAVLGAVMLDPPALFLQATIALVGILGILLIAERQIGSQSGDSARGLDGFTPQASAVAGSVAEQLATRAGVMQTEVFPLTMLAIGGMLLFPAANDLLTMFIALEVLSLPLYLLCGLARRRRLLSQEAALKYFLLGAFSSAFFLYGAAMLYGYSGTLTLPGIADAVATGSGHTSLALIGIGLLLVGLLFKVGAVPFHSWIPDVYQGAPTAITAFMAAATKIAAFGATLRIFYVALPQLRADWRPVLWAIAILTMVIGTITAVTQTDVKRMLAYSAVAHSGFILTGVIAANPAGVSSTLFYLFAYGFSTVGAFAVVGLVRDDTGEEATAMSRWAGLGRRYPVVGVVFSLFLLAFAGIPLTSGFVSKFAVFKAAGQGGAIPLVIVGVIASAVAAYFYVRVIVLMFFTDPPDDAPDVVVPSGPTMTVVAVTAVVTFALGALPQPLLDLANNAEAFLR, from the coding sequence ATGGTGACACCCAGCATCGAATACGGCTTGCTCTCCCCCATGCTGATCGTCTTCGGCGTGGCGGTCGCCGGTGTTCTCGTGGAGGCTTTCGCGCCGCGGCGCAGCCGCTACCCGGTTCAGGTGACCCTCGCGCTCGGCGGGCTCATCGCCGCGATCGGCGCGGTGGGGCTGCTGGCGCGCGACCTGCACGGCACTCCCGGCCGGGCCGCGGTGCTCGGCGCCGTCATGCTCGATCCGCCGGCGCTGTTCCTGCAGGCCACCATCGCCCTGGTCGGCATTCTCGGGATCCTGCTGATCGCCGAGCGCCAGATCGGCAGTCAAAGCGGTGACAGCGCACGGGGTCTGGACGGTTTCACCCCGCAGGCCTCGGCGGTCGCGGGCAGTGTGGCCGAGCAGTTGGCGACCCGCGCAGGGGTCATGCAGACCGAGGTGTTTCCGCTGACCATGCTGGCCATCGGCGGCATGCTGCTGTTCCCGGCCGCCAACGATCTGCTCACCATGTTCATCGCGCTGGAAGTGCTGTCGTTGCCGCTGTATCTGCTGTGCGGGCTGGCGCGGCGGCGGCGGTTGCTATCCCAGGAAGCGGCGCTGAAGTACTTTCTGCTCGGGGCGTTTTCGTCAGCGTTCTTCTTGTACGGCGCGGCGATGCTGTACGGCTACTCCGGCACGTTGACGCTGCCGGGTATCGCCGACGCGGTAGCCACCGGCAGCGGGCACACGTCGCTGGCGCTGATCGGCATCGGCCTGCTGTTGGTCGGGCTGCTGTTCAAAGTGGGTGCGGTGCCGTTCCATTCGTGGATTCCGGACGTGTATCAAGGGGCGCCGACGGCCATCACGGCGTTCATGGCGGCCGCCACGAAGATCGCGGCCTTCGGTGCCACGCTGCGCATCTTCTATGTCGCACTACCGCAATTGCGCGCCGACTGGCGCCCGGTGCTGTGGGCGATCGCGATCCTGACCATGGTGATCGGCACCATCACCGCCGTCACCCAGACGGACGTCAAACGCATGCTGGCGTACTCGGCCGTCGCGCATTCGGGCTTCATCCTCACCGGTGTGATCGCCGCGAATCCGGCCGGGGTGTCGTCGACGCTGTTCTACCTGTTCGCCTACGGTTTCAGCACGGTCGGCGCGTTCGCGGTGGTCGGCCTGGTCCGCGACGACACGGGCGAGGAGGCGACGGCCATGTCCCGGTGGGCCGGGTTGGGACGACGCTATCCGGTTGTCGGCGTGGTGTTTTCCCTGTTCCTGCTGGCGTTTGCCGGTATCCCGCTGACCAGTGGGTTCGTCAGCAAGTTCGCGGTGTTCAAGGCGGCCGGTCAGGGCGGGGCCATCCCACTGGTGATCGTCGGCGTGATCGCCAGCGCCGTCGCCGCGTACTTCTACGTGCGGGTGATCGTGTTGATGTTTTTCACCGATCCTCCTGATGATGCCCCGGACGTGGTGGTGCCGAGCGGCCCGACGATGACCGTCGTGGCCGTCACCGCGGTAGTGACCTTCGCCCTCGGTGCGCTCCCGCAGCCGCTGCTGGATCTCGCCAACAACGCCGAGGCCTTCCTGCGCTGA
- a CDS encoding TetR/AcrR family transcriptional regulator yields the protein MTAARGRPRDPAVHTAILTAALDLFIEQGISAMSMEQIAKRAGVGKPTLYRRWSTKEALVADAIETLVTADVTWPTHDEIAATPTHQLVKHNITAAARTAADPRFRALVAQIYGSAVTHPSLMQTYWTHYIQPRRQLAIAMLHRAQADGRIAPDADLDVLVDMLAGGVTYRVLQPDPPTVKQMKHYLEAAYRQVGLLP from the coding sequence ATGACCGCGGCCCGCGGACGCCCCCGCGACCCGGCTGTCCACACCGCGATCCTCACTGCCGCCCTGGACCTGTTCATCGAGCAAGGCATTTCCGCGATGAGCATGGAACAGATCGCCAAGCGTGCCGGCGTCGGGAAACCGACGCTCTATCGACGATGGTCGACGAAAGAGGCATTGGTCGCCGACGCGATCGAAACACTCGTCACCGCCGACGTCACCTGGCCGACCCATGACGAGATCGCTGCCACACCAACGCATCAGCTCGTCAAGCACAACATCACCGCCGCCGCCCGGACGGCAGCCGATCCGCGCTTTCGTGCCCTGGTCGCCCAGATCTACGGTTCGGCGGTGACCCACCCATCGTTGATGCAGACCTATTGGACGCACTACATCCAGCCTCGCCGACAGTTGGCCATCGCGATGCTGCACCGGGCCCAGGCCGACGGCCGGATCGCACCCGACGCCGATCTGGACGTGCTCGTCGACATGCTCGCCGGCGGGGTGACCTACCGTGTGCTGCAACCAGACCCGCCGACCGTCAAGCAGATGAAACACTACCTGGAGGCCGCCTACCGCCAGGTGGGTCTGTTGCCTTAA
- a CDS encoding FAD-dependent monooxygenase — MADSQVLIAGAGPTGLALACGLLSHGVPVRIVDKADGPATTSRANFVHARGSEVLDRIAALGDLPQQAVRAMRITTYLGDKPVLRVRFGDPGIRSAAPPMVISQATVEAALRDRLAELGGAVDWSTPLSGLRQDAGGVVATLGDGTTARAAWLVGCDGAASTTRRRAGIGFPGVRLSERFLLADVRLDWDLDRSGTTGWIHPDGMVGAMPMPDGIWRIIAYDPDMAGDAADDEILQRLRRLLPERTGRTVRVTDAEWLSMFTVHRRLADTYRRGRVLIAGDAAHTHAPFGGQGMLTGLGDAENLAWKLALVIYGVAEQPLLDSYEAERRPLATDVLRSTSAVTKVNITQRPVGRFVRDRIAVPLLNLPAVQRWITYQTSQLWVSYRKGPLAERSLPLADKPRPGDRVPDGTYAAPDGSPVRLYPQLRGHWVLISTTESAACGVVRAHLADRVTILHQAGRSEVYLVRPDGHLAWRGTDPEQLDSWLTRALATGRVR, encoded by the coding sequence ATGGCTGACTCGCAGGTGCTCATCGCCGGCGCAGGCCCTACCGGACTGGCCTTGGCCTGCGGCTTGCTGAGCCACGGTGTGCCGGTGCGCATCGTCGACAAGGCCGACGGGCCGGCGACGACATCGCGGGCCAACTTCGTGCACGCGCGGGGCTCGGAGGTACTCGACCGCATCGCAGCGCTCGGCGACTTGCCCCAGCAGGCGGTGCGTGCCATGCGGATCACCACCTACCTCGGAGACAAACCGGTCCTGCGGGTGCGGTTCGGCGATCCCGGAATCCGTTCAGCCGCACCGCCGATGGTCATCTCGCAGGCCACCGTTGAAGCTGCGCTGCGGGACCGGCTCGCCGAGCTGGGCGGTGCGGTGGACTGGTCGACCCCGCTGAGCGGGCTGCGGCAGGACGCCGGCGGTGTCGTGGCGACCCTCGGAGACGGTACGACGGCCCGCGCGGCCTGGCTCGTCGGCTGCGACGGTGCCGCCAGCACCACCCGGCGCCGCGCCGGGATCGGCTTCCCCGGTGTACGACTCAGCGAACGCTTCCTGCTGGCCGACGTGCGACTCGACTGGGATCTCGACCGGTCGGGCACCACGGGCTGGATCCACCCCGACGGCATGGTCGGGGCCATGCCGATGCCCGACGGCATCTGGCGCATCATCGCCTACGACCCCGATATGGCCGGTGATGCGGCCGACGATGAGATCCTGCAGCGGCTGCGACGATTACTGCCCGAGCGAACCGGGCGGACCGTGCGGGTGACCGACGCCGAGTGGCTGTCGATGTTCACCGTGCACCGCAGGCTGGCGGACACCTACCGCCGAGGGCGTGTTCTCATCGCGGGCGACGCCGCGCACACCCATGCGCCGTTCGGCGGGCAGGGCATGCTGACCGGGCTCGGCGATGCCGAAAACCTCGCGTGGAAGTTGGCTTTGGTGATCTACGGAGTGGCGGAACAACCGCTGCTGGACAGTTACGAGGCCGAACGTCGCCCACTGGCCACCGACGTGCTGCGCAGTACCAGTGCGGTCACCAAGGTGAACATCACCCAGCGGCCGGTGGGCCGGTTCGTCAGGGACCGGATCGCGGTGCCCCTACTCAATCTGCCTGCCGTGCAACGCTGGATCACCTACCAGACGTCGCAGCTGTGGGTGAGCTACCGCAAGGGTCCGCTGGCCGAAAGGTCACTTCCTTTGGCGGACAAGCCCAGACCCGGCGACCGCGTCCCGGACGGTACGTACGCGGCACCTGATGGCAGCCCGGTGCGGCTCTACCCGCAGCTGCGCGGACATTGGGTGCTGATCTCCACTACCGAATCGGCAGCATGCGGCGTCGTGCGGGCTCATCTGGCCGATCGGGTGACCATCCTGCACCAGGCCGGTCGATCTGAGGTGTACCTCGTCCGCCCCGACGGCCATCTGGCCTGGCGCGGAACGGATCCCGAGCAGCTCGACAGCTGGCTGACCCGGGCGCTGGCCACCGGGCGCGTGCGATGA
- a CDS encoding enoyl-CoA hydratase produces MAPEILTCSDHGSVRILTMNRPDARNALSRALIEALYAALDAADADEQVRAVVLTGADPAFCAGVDLKEAQSLGTAYFDEFRANNCITRTGEMRTPIIGAINGATFTGGLEMALGCDFLIASERAVFADTHARVGILPGGGMTARLPHLVGAAMARRLSMTGEVLDAATALRVGLVTEVVQHDRLLSRALELAGQITEVPGPVMAGLKEIYGRGATTVVGPALAAEQAVSSAQQHDFDALGDRYRAVAQRNRDQIES; encoded by the coding sequence ATGGCGCCAGAGATCCTCACCTGCAGCGATCACGGTTCGGTCCGGATCCTCACAATGAATCGACCGGACGCGCGAAATGCATTGAGCCGTGCGCTCATCGAAGCCCTCTATGCCGCGCTCGACGCTGCCGACGCCGATGAACAGGTGCGGGCCGTGGTGCTGACCGGCGCTGATCCGGCGTTCTGCGCAGGCGTCGACCTCAAGGAGGCGCAATCACTCGGCACGGCGTACTTCGATGAATTCCGCGCCAACAACTGCATCACCCGCACCGGCGAGATGCGCACCCCGATCATCGGCGCGATCAACGGGGCGACCTTCACCGGCGGCCTCGAAATGGCGCTGGGCTGCGACTTTCTGATCGCCTCCGAGCGGGCGGTGTTCGCCGACACCCACGCCCGCGTCGGAATCCTGCCGGGCGGTGGGATGACCGCCCGACTGCCCCACCTCGTCGGCGCGGCGATGGCCCGTCGGTTGTCGATGACCGGCGAGGTACTCGACGCCGCGACGGCACTGCGGGTGGGACTGGTCACCGAGGTGGTCCAGCACGATCGGCTGCTGTCCCGCGCCTTGGAACTGGCCGGGCAGATCACCGAGGTGCCCGGCCCGGTCATGGCCGGCCTCAAAGAGATCTATGGCCGCGGGGCCACGACGGTCGTCGGACCCGCGCTGGCGGCCGAACAAGCTGTCAGTTCCGCCCAACAGCACGACTTCGACGCGCTCGGCGACCGATATCGCGCTGTGGCCCAACGCAACCGGGATCAGATCGAGAGTTAG